Below is a window of Lytechinus variegatus isolate NC3 chromosome 4, Lvar_3.0, whole genome shotgun sequence DNA.
TGGTATTGTATACTTTAGGGAGTGGGCATGTATCTACTATTGCATGGGTATTGATGTGTTTTCTTAACTCCCAAAATGACATTACAACAAAGCTGTATAGATTTTGTGTATACTGAGAATTTGAAGATTAAAAACAATCCATACGAAGTAAAGactctatcccccccccctctctctctctctctctctctctctatatgtATCCCTCTTTCTGTCTCTTACTCTACCCATCTTGCTCTCTTCCCTCCCTCCGCAGTCTGTCTTATTCTTTCATGTGTTTCTTAATCTTTCCTATGTTTGACACCAATCCACACATtacctcttttttctctctcccctacttctttcttctttgataataaaattatttctgTCCACGCACAAACACATCCGCAGACCCACCCACTCGTAGTACACCTTTACATATTTCCCTCCTCCACGCTCCTAAAAACTGTTAGAATACCATTACTTTAATGTGTGAAGTATGCCTCGAGTTTTCGTCATCTTCTAGAGAAAAATGGAGACATCGATATGCTGTTTTTTATGACATATTACGCTCACATTTCCATCGTGTCAATTTGACTCGGTATGGCGCGAGTTGGGAGTCAACCGCAGTCAACGCTATTCCATGTTAATTGACTCGGATTCAGAGTCTGACTCGTAAAGTGGTATCAGCTGAGAAAGCGCTGAATTTTGAGCGAAAGCCATTAGGAAATCGAGTCACTTTGACAAAGAAACAGAATAGACTCGCAGTTCACgccattcaaaatcaaatttgataccATGGAAATAAGAGCGTCCATGGTGCAGTCTGTGTAAAATGCCGATTAACTGGTCTACAGCCGATTTGTGTAAACTGTCATTTTGGTGTCACCATTCTGCACCACCAGTTTGTCTAATACACATTTGCCACCTAGTCTATTTACAGTTTCGTCTAATTCCCATTTAGGCTACTTCCACTCGTCAACGTTACTCTATAAAACTgcttatgatttttgttttcatgtgagaaactgaaataaaataggTACCAGACGAAGGGTAAATTAGACCAATTGGTAATTACTGCAAATGTATTGTAGATCAGACAGCAGTAGGACCGATCGGTTGTAGACcaaatatatttagcctatatgagaagtagaccaagtgaatatGTGTCATCTAAGatcattatcatatttaaaataataaGAATTAAATTATTGCAGTaatcaaaattaacaaaatatacaaaagtcCAGATTGATTAACTTGGGATTGTGTGCTGCGGCTTTTATTTCCGTATGAACAATTTATTATGTATACATTGAATAGAACATCGTGTCATCTTCTTCGTTAATTACAATTCTTTTCTCCCGATTATTATATAAAGTTAACAATGATTTAAATATGTAtttgaaaacttaaaaaaaatcaattttcaagaaagaaccAACTCATTTCGTAAATTGTAAAGAAAAACTGTTTAATGCAAATGGCAAATGTTTTTTAATACCATTTTATAGATGCAAAAACATTTTTAGGTAATCTGGATTATTTTTCCGTAGTGATCACATAAGCATGATTGTAAAAGTATTATCCTTTGTAGACTTCATGAAAAAGCCTAACGATCcttgaatgaaatataattatgatatatagAAATTAAATCACATTCTAATTACTATTCATTGCCTCACACAAGTATAACTTTTCTAACAAATCTGCTTTGAAATATTCAACGCTaacatatacaaaattaaaacgATATTCTTGATAATACATAAGGTTACATTTCATGCAATAAGATACATGAGCCATGTTCGCATTCGCATTTTTACTTCCAATGGATGATAAAGAAAATGTTCCTGCGTGTTCGTGACATAAGACATGAATAATAAAAGCATTCAGTTTTGTTATGTATCTGAATGATACTaagtaaagtttttttttcattagggATATGAATACATGCATACaacaacataattataattttggTAGAATGATTGTGTTTGGGAAAATATTGCTAAGGACagtataagcatgataagaaaGGAAGGGTTTTATTTGGATGTCACTAGAAAATAGTACAGGATTGACTTTTTTGGAAAAGTTGGAAAAGTATTCGATAACTCATCAGAGTTGAAATGGCGCCTCTTCCAATTTTTGAAAGAAGCAGCATTGTCCctgatgaattcatgaattcaCAACAAATAAGTCTGAATTTGAATTTACAATACTTATTCGGCATCCGGCATTTCCTACCCTATCCCTTGATCTTTCTATATCAGCtgatcttcatatttttattctctATCCTGCTTCCAGAATGGTCTGTGAGTGCAATGGCGTGGGACGTAGTGGTTGTGTTGATGGTGATGGGGGATAACTGATTTATTTGAAGTCTGAGTGGATCTGGCGGGGCCTGCCGAAGTCTCCACCAGCCTGAGAGGCACCCTTGTTGGAACCCATTTGAAGACCAATCATGTGCTTGCCAGCATCCAGCTGATCTTGGGAGAACTCCCTGACGTTTCCTTCGGAGTGTTTGGGTCCTAGGATGGGGCCGTCATAGCCGGGCTGGGATTGGGcctttggaggggggggggggcagatagGAAAGAGTATAAGTaagaatgaaaaatgataaacgaaagaaaaacaagtattgcgaaataaaatgttttatgcaaaattaaaCGTCCTACAGTTTCCCCACAATTTTCCGGAATTCtatcacatttttaaaattttcgtTGGATAGTAACCAAGAATCCCagtgtggaagagccgtggtgtagtggttctgactctcgccttgtaaacagagggtcgtgtgttcgaatcccaccgcggtctagcgtcctttggcaaggcgttaatccacactttgccactctcgacccaggtggtaaatgggtacccggtaggatgcgaaagatattgtatgtttgattttgccagcgccataatgtggctgcgatgaatgcaaggaatgctccccagggagtggaaattgtgcacttttcgtgcgggattgaaatgaatccaatgaccggggtaataatatgctgtaacgcgctttgggccattctgggaaaagcgctttataaaaattggctattattattattattattattcattccaATAAATCACACtacaaataacaatattttatgaaaatgagggTTTCCTATAAATGGAGCTTCTGGCAAAGATGAATCCTACTTAAATAACTGTTACTTACAGCGGACATATAACTGAGGGGttaaaaagaagaataatagCACCTCCAATATTATTGGTTATGCGATGGACAAGGGAGGTTGTTGGGTATACTTGAAGTCACCAATTAGAAATTACCATAAAAGACAATAACCAAACTGAATAGGTCTATAAAATTCACGCAGTATGTTTCTAACAAATAATTGTCATCGTCTGAATGATACTTTAACGTTGTTTTTAATGGGTAGATCGGGCTTTTTTAACACAGTGATTTGAATGAAGGAAACTTGTTTAACAGAATTAGCTAGTTCTGAGATACAATATTTGAGCGTGTGGTGATCTTGTGTTCAAACCTCTTAAACCTGTTGCCATGATACTCAGAAGGGATTACGTGACATAGCGACACTGAATTAGTGAAGACAGGATTCCAATCATTGAACCTCACTGATAACAAATACCGCCTGAATAGAAAAGCATGTATTTAGGCCGCTTACAGCAGCTAATAAGGTCATGTATTTATTGCAAGGCACTACAGGACCAGTCAATTGATcagtaatacctcggtcacattcaCTCTTCGACTGCCctatacggcgagtcgaaaacagccgctttattcatttttattcaaaccaactttcTGTAGCCGGTACAATAATGTTTAAACGGCTgatttcgactcgccgtacggccgacgtagagcaaatgtgaccgaggtataatgGTGCATTCTATGAATAGATTGTAAGGGGGTATGTGTCCGCTttctaataccatggtcacatttgttctacggcggccgtatggcgagtcaaaacagccgttttaacatttttgtgccagctaaatataggtggtttgaataaaaatgaataaaccggctgttttcgactcgccgtatggcaaaagtgaccatggtattaatggagttctttttttttgggggggggtgacgCCTTCTTTTATTACTCCCCATGACAGTCTATTGCATCGGTCAGATCAGAATCTTCTTGAATATTTTAATACAATTAATATGTGATTGGAGCTTTTTTCATTATCCACTTACATATCGACCAAGAGCGACAATGCACTGTGTGAACTGTGGGATGTTCTTTGACTCGAAAAGATCGTTGACTTGGAAGACTTCTTGGTCCTTTAGTCCGAATACCTTGCATCCTTGGATAAAGGCTTCGAGGTTTGCTCTCTGTTTATGATGACCAAGACCGGGTTGGATGGAGTCCCAATGTCCCGCCGTGCCAAAGGAAGCGAAGAATGGATGAGGGCATAATTGAAGGTTTACCAGAGAATATTCCAAAGGGAATATGGCGTTAGTCCAGGATAGATCCACACAAGTAGACAAAGATTAAATAGGTGTAGGCCATGCATCAGATGAGTCCAGGACGTGTCGAGATTTGTAGGAGTTCATCAGTTACACAAGGTGGGCAGTAGACAGGtaggaaaaatagaaaatggatGAAAAAGTGGGATCAGATTGGTTGTCTGTTGGTTTGATTACGAGCGCGGTTTAAAGAAGGCATTAGTTCGAATACTTTCCATAAGCATGATTTGAAGACATGTCTAATGACTGTCATGTCTTCGAAGATGTGTTAACCCtgaatctcccggggtatttttatttttgtcattcccggatgcccccccccccctttagatcTCGGCCGCGGATTGCGAGATCACAACGAAAATTGCATGATGGTGGAGAATGACGTAATCTAtgcagttgcattggtaattttcactgaattcatatatttttattttatttcaattatttatgctaatttattcatgaaatcgtactttttgctctgattcactaaataaagctcctagaatattattttttggtGAGAATATTCTTTATAGAATCCTagcaattgtgaatgaaaaaaattctggtaccaagaccgatTTTTATCGGTCTTGTATTTTATGTATTgtcaaatgtattttatttttttttcttatgtatatctttgttttttactctttgttttttattgttttttccatGGAAATCTTTCCAGACTCAATTCTAATCGTAAACGAGGCAAAATTAAtaaagtttaatcagtaaaagtagaaataatgatacatttatgaattttggctaaatacacaatttgcattggatttgtacatgaattcacaATTAAGAgaaattttgggtctgacatgcacttacataatatTGCGTATtaaatgtcgtaaccgcgtacccgggcgtcacaaatttggtctgaaaatttgcgtgagacttgaaagtaaatagtcagtgagcggcgaggtaaaaaaaaggtttgcgcagcagatatatcgcgaaaattgtcgagggggggcatgatgccccccgggagaattagggtcaAACTGTTAAAGTACAGCATTGAAAACAAATGTGTTCCGATCATGACGAAAATATCGAAAGATAATCGAAAGATaaaggattttctttttttcaaatcatataaCGATAGATCATTGCATCTCGTGGAAACTTATCAccaaatgtgttttatttttatgaggCATGCAATTCTTTTTTCAACCACATATCAATTAATAGCGTTATTTTTCTTCACATTAGAATACTTGGCGTAAATTACCTGGTTTCAGTTAAGTTGATATCAGCAAGCACAAAGCATTACTAACTAAATCCATCGGGTGCAGAGTGTACCTAAAACCTTATGTTCCTAAAATCTTTCGTACCTAAAATCTTATGTAGTCGACGTAATCAAAGCACATAAACTGTATCATAATTCACTTTTATTCGTTTTGTTTTCTCAATTTTCATGTACTTAAGTATTTTCAAATCGCTAGGTTTTAAAAAGAGCGACGAACCTGCTTGAAAACGGCACTTGAGGTATCGATCTTCTTCACCGCCCCGTCACAGAATTTGTTGACCAATCTGAAAAAGAAAGTGATGATTCATTcgtaaataataaacattattcGCTGACTTTTAGACATTGCAAATCTATCAACGTTCTTAGACCTTGTCACCTTCTTGCATTTGAACCCCTAAAACGCGAACAATTTGATAAAATGTCAAGTACATCAATATGttattgaaaaaacaatttatgaaaaatgaattaattgaaataataggCGAACGTGACTGTGTGCATCAAACGTAATTCATCTAAAGATTAATTGTCAAGTGGTCATACGATGTTCCTATCAAACAATCTCCCGTGGTAAttgtaaaatatatgtataatattGCTGATGATTATATGCATGAGAAAgaactttaaaaatgaaaaattcaaacaaatgaatacatgaaatgaaagaaagatggaCTTACGAACCGAGTGAGGAGAACGCCCTTGATGGATGTTGATAAATGAGAATGAATAATGGTCAGTGTAGTGGTTTAAAAACACTATCGTCTTGGGTAATAAGTGTGATAATTACCCTTCAGTGGTAGCCGTGGCATCTTCGCCGTGGTCACGTGACTAGGGTGAATGCATTGCACATAAACTAGTCAACAAGTATCCATAGATCGCGTTCATGCCAACCGCCACGtgaatgatgataaagatgatgataatgatatgaaaaacgGTAGCTGGTATAATGGTACGCAGGTAAATGACCCCCTTAAATTGAATCTTCGTATTTATGcgtacatttttttcaatctaacCCAATAACTCCGATGATAAAATTTGGAAACCTTGTAAAATAGAataaatcatttattatgttttaATGAACTCCTAAAAGTAAGTCTTTTGATAGGTCGACTGAATCtgatttacaataaaatatcaatcatgaTTAAAACGATACGTCGTGTGAATTAAAGCTCCTGTAGCCTCTCCATTAAAATGATCAGAAATCTGTGATATTATAATGATGTACATTAACTGTATAACCATGTAATACCTCGAACCTGGTTGAACTTCTAcataaatgctgaaaattggcGCTTTCTCATTTATTATAATCCTCCTTTTGCATCATGTTTATTTCCCATTCATTGTTTCGTTCGTATTCATCTTATAGCCGTTCCTTAAAATGAATCACTGATACAAACTATGTAATTGATGATTATCTCGAAGGAATACCCATATCTACTCTCATCTATCGTCGACCAGTAATTACATTCCTTTCAATATTTCAGAGGAGATAAGAGCCCACCCCAAGATGTGTCGTGAAAAATTTGGAATGAATCTGAAGAAAACTACTTCAATGATATCGAATGGATGTTCTTCGCCGCAATTGCAGTAATAATTTTGTTAACTGAATTGAATGCAATATGAAATATCTATTTACGTAAAGACGTTTATTTTATCGTTCCTTGGCAACAGCATTTCAGAAATGTTTGGCCTCAAAAATTGCTTTCTAAAGGAAAGCATTTTTGGAATGAGGATGATTTGAGCCTGTCATTTATACTGCCCGAGATTGACTCTACACCACCAGCCAAGCCCTGACTGATACGGCGTAGATGTGACAAATGATACCACTTTCAGAAACTCGCCGGGCCAAGTCTTAAATTTTTTAGTTTATGAATGGTCCAGACTAAAATAGCCGGCGCCATGCCCGAGCTATTTTGCTGCTGTTATCACCACCAGACCAGCGCCATCGCAAAAGTTGCGTTGAAAAATGCGGATGTGCTACATTGTACTGAACAATTATGGTGGGGACTATTCTAGCTGCGGGCCTGGTGGGGACATGTTTTCTGAACGCGGTTTGATTCTGCTCCTTTAATGATTATCTGAATCAACACTAAAGATAATTCCTTTCATAAGCCAGGCccataaaaatgcattttaaccTATTGCCGATTCGAGCATTGGTTATGATTACTACAAAATGAGAATCATATCAGAATTCGACAGAATGATATTTCCTGCATTTGGGAATATATTTgagaatcatgaaaataaataatcatgCAACATTTAAACGTGACAGCTCTTTGATCGTGTTGATTGGGttctttccaattttttttccaaaaagaaattaaataactttttattcatgaatgtgaGATGGTCAATGAAGCGTTGGTTCTTTCTGTGATTACCGTGAGCACGATGCTTGATGGTATGTAATTCATGCTCGACACAGGAactgtttcatttcattttcatttcatttatttcattttcagagtTTCACGGTAATTGAAGAGTAAGACCATGCAGAAATAAAAGGCCATGATTATAAAATCATCATCACTTCATTCGTACAATCATTCAATGTCATTTGAAGTGTATTTCCTTACACTCcgaaaaatgttgggcaacatattgtccacacaactattggttaaaaaaatCCAGCTCAGGGTAGTTTTTAACCAGTATTGTGTAGTTTttacccaaagcacacattattggttgaaaactacccagagttgggtGGACGGtctgttgcccaacatttttaagagtgtgcCTTCGACGTTCCCGGAATCTGTTTATCATATTGATAGTTACATACCGAAGCACAAAAGCGTGCTTTCTCTCTTCATTTCTGTCTCCCCCTCTCCATTCTTCCTCCTTTTACActgttacttttttttgtaaactatATCGAAATCATATTCATAAATATGTAGGAGACTTGCAATTGATAGAGCTACTTTGTCAGATGATGCCGATAAAGGCAAATCCTACCCATGCTGATTGCTGATCTGACTCTGGCCCCTATTTTCTGTCGAAATGGTTTTGCGCAAAAGTGAAAGAAGTGTGCACAATAAAAGCCaattcgtagttcctttctgcgcatgatcaaacgatcgattctacgcatgatcagaagaaggtcatttgtactaaagtgacatggtgctttaaaatctaatgagataagcaccaactttgatgtcttgattattcatatgatcttttgaattgtcgttttcatttacatccacaaaaacaacgATGCTTCCACgtacgactggtatttcacaggttgtgaagtacattgtgcaacatgctaagatatgcattcaaagtaggaatgcaacaaataccttcattggtgtgctattctattcacctggtctattcaatttcttcatcctgctatgtaaggcaagcttacgtaatatcttgctttgaaatctgcttatcatgatgaaagaaatgaaaggtcatttgaccaaaattgcccatgaagtaactacgaactggtctataaaAGCAACATTATGAATCGAGTACCATAATCGATTTAGATTTTCCTCGAGTGCATGAGCAAGATggttttgttgatttttttttgtttcctttattCTGCTTTCTCCCAGGTTTTCAATCATAATCCGTGAAAATCCCTCAATAAAGACCTTATCGGAAGCAAACATAAAGCTTGACGAATCATACATCAACTAAAAGCTAAAAAACTACACagattcattgatttttaaatttgcTTTTGAAACACTTCAATCCAAAAGCCTCAATCGGCCgggattctatgacgtcatctCATGTAGAAGGAGTTATGATTATATTGTATTGTTTGTATGTAATCATTCAAAAGGAGGGATTTATAATcttcacttttttcaaattacatatttttagtTTCCATTTTAATAATTGGTACGGAAATGCATATCTGAAAATACGTCGTGCTgatattgacggaaacatagaatttaaacaatattttctgtgatttctgggTTTGCCTCTTATATGTGGTTTTGACTGACATGTCACACAAAAGTATTATCTGAATGCACTCTCCAGTGAAAGGCTAAATCAACAGAAAAGCAGCAAAAGCAGTTGGAAAAGATTTTCCAACTGAGAGGGTTCACAAGATTTAGTAAAATGTACTTTTAATGttaacttttaaaatattttttggttTCAATTTGAATTCGTTATCTGTACAAAAAAACTAAAAGATTAATAAGATGCACGGGGCTATTTATAAAATTGGGATTACTCAATTCAGACTAGGAATTCAGACTGCTGGTTTTATTGTGTTCATTTCCTTCAATTTGAGGAATAGCCATTTTTGACACTTAGACAAAGTGAAATACACGCTCTGATAGAGAAGACATTAAAAGAAATCTATCAACAGTAAAATATCTGTTTCAAATTTAGAAATATGATTTCGATAGTTTTTCAAGGTTAAACATTTAGGAGAATACGCGGTGTATATACCCTGAAGTACAATCGAAAGGAATTATTCACACCAATTATTAGTTTGGGTTAGTATGAAAAAATTCCTTACATAAAACAAATCTCTGCACATCTAGTGCTCAATGTTATTTAagtttacctttttttcttaaGGCTTGgttgttctttttctttccagACACATGCGCTTTATGTGTCTAGTTTGTCAAATCAAGTAtaagtataaatatatatatatatatatatatatatatatatatatacatacatatatataaatacaaatttgaTGGAATCAATGGATATTAAGAACCCGATCTATTCACCAAAACTATACGTACTTATAACGTTTATCGATGATTAGTT
It encodes the following:
- the LOC121414041 gene encoding myophilin-like isoform X3, with amino-acid sequence MCEANRGPSYGDLRQRQMKIESKRDPELERQCIEFIVHHTGETVNTFDDLKNGVILCKLVNKFCDGAVKKIDTSSAVFKQRANLEAFIQGCKVFGLKDQEVFQVNDLFESKNIPQFTQCIVALGRYAQSQPGYDGPILGPKHSEGNVREFSQDQLDAGKHMIGLQMGSNKGASQAGGDFGRPRQIHSDFK